The nucleotide sequence CGCCCGACGTACGCCTAGCTCGTCCGCTTCCTCTGGTACCGGAACAGGCACTCCTGGGACACGGTGGCCACCAGGTACCCGTCCATGTCGAAGACGGACCCGGTGTAGAGGCCGCGCCCGCCGCCGGTCCGCCGCGGACCGTAGTTGAACAGGTGCCAGTCGTTGATCGCGGGAATCCGGTGTAGCCACACGGTGTGGTCGATCGTGGACAGGAACCCCACCTCCGGAGTGCGGACGTCGGCCAGGCCGCTGCCGGCGTCGGTCAGGTAGATCAGCCCGGCGGCGTTGAGCACCGGGTCGTCACCGAGGTCGGTGGTGACGCGGGCGAGGAAGTCCTTGGGCCAGTTGCCGTGCGGATTGTCCCGGGTGGGCTCCTTCATGGCCACGGAGTGCAGCCGGCGCGGATCCCAGTCGCCGAGCTCCTCGGGGACCCCGATCGGCTCCGGGTGCACGAGCTGCATCTCGGGGCCTTCGTTGGACTTGTGGAAGCTCACCGTGCAGTTGAAGATGACCTCGCCGTCCTGCTTGGCGATCACCCGCCGGGAGGAGAACGACCCCCCGTCGAAATCGGCGCTGA is from Cumulibacter manganitolerans and encodes:
- a CDS encoding acyl-CoA thioesterase; translated protein: MTQPSGNDNLAQILDLERLDPWLYRSTYHFEERFPLYGGQVAGQAILAAGRTTDADRLPHSMHCYFLRGGDPAKPIIFDVSADFDGGSFSSRRVIAKQDGEVIFNCTVSFHKSNEGPEMQLVHPEPIGVPEELGDWDPRRLHSVAMKEPTRDNPHGNWPKDFLARVTTDLGDDPVLNAAGLIYLTDAGSGLADVRTPEVGFLSTIDHTVWLHRIPAINDWHLFNYGPRRTGGGRGLYTGSVFDMDGYLVATVSQECLFRYQRKRTS